One stretch of Aquimarina sp. Aq107 DNA includes these proteins:
- a CDS encoding dipeptidase, with the protein MQNTKSYVQEHKERFINELLELLKIPSISADSAYKNDVIKTADEIKKSLENAGCDLVEICETPGYPIVYGEKIINPDLPTVLVYGHYDVQPPDPIDLWDSPPFEPVIKKTELHPEGAIFARGSCDDKGQMYMHVKAMELMTKTDQLPCNVKFMIEGEEEVGSNSLGWFVERNQEKLSNDVILISDTGMIAKDVPSITTGLRGLSYVEVEVTGPNRDLHSGLYGGAVANPINILTKMIASLHDEDNHITIPGFYDKVENLSVEERAEMGKAPFSLDAYKKSLDINAVYGEEGYTTNERNSIRPTLDVNGIWGGYTGEGAKTVIASKAYAKISMRLVPNQDWKEITELFKNHFESIAPEAVTVKVTPHHGGQGYVTPINSVGYQAASKAYQDTFGKTPIPQRSGGSIPIVSLFEKELKSKTILMGFGLDSDAIHSPNEHFGVWNYLKGIETIPLFYKYFTELYK; encoded by the coding sequence ATGCAAAATACTAAATCTTACGTTCAGGAACATAAAGAGCGTTTCATCAACGAGCTTCTTGAATTACTAAAAATACCATCTATTAGTGCAGATTCTGCATATAAGAATGATGTAATAAAGACTGCTGATGAAATTAAGAAGAGTCTAGAAAATGCAGGTTGTGATCTTGTAGAAATATGTGAAACTCCTGGATATCCTATAGTTTATGGCGAAAAGATAATAAACCCGGATCTTCCTACTGTTTTAGTATATGGCCATTACGATGTACAACCACCAGATCCAATTGATCTTTGGGATAGTCCACCTTTTGAACCAGTAATTAAAAAAACCGAATTACATCCAGAAGGAGCAATTTTTGCAAGAGGTTCTTGTGACGATAAAGGGCAAATGTATATGCATGTTAAGGCAATGGAATTAATGACTAAGACAGATCAACTTCCTTGTAATGTTAAGTTTATGATCGAAGGAGAAGAAGAAGTTGGAAGTAATAGCCTTGGTTGGTTTGTAGAAAGAAATCAAGAAAAATTATCGAACGATGTAATTCTAATTAGTGATACTGGGATGATTGCAAAAGATGTTCCTTCGATTACTACAGGATTAAGAGGGTTAAGTTATGTCGAGGTAGAGGTAACAGGGCCAAATAGGGATTTACATAGTGGATTGTATGGAGGTGCGGTAGCAAATCCAATTAATATTTTGACTAAGATGATCGCTTCATTACACGATGAGGATAATCATATAACAATCCCAGGTTTTTATGATAAGGTAGAAAACCTTTCTGTAGAAGAACGTGCAGAAATGGGAAAAGCACCATTCTCGTTAGATGCCTATAAAAAATCATTAGATATTAATGCAGTATATGGAGAAGAAGGGTATACAACTAACGAGCGTAATTCAATTCGCCCAACATTAGATGTAAATGGAATTTGGGGCGGATATACTGGTGAAGGAGCAAAGACAGTTATTGCAAGTAAAGCATACGCTAAGATCTCGATGCGTTTAGTGCCTAATCAAGATTGGAAAGAAATAACAGAACTCTTTAAGAATCATTTCGAAAGTATTGCGCCAGAGGCAGTAACTGTAAAAGTTACTCCGCATCACGGAGGACAAGGATATGTAACTCCAATAAATAGTGTAGGGTATCAAGCAGCTAGTAAAGCGTATCAAGATACCTTTGGCAAAACTCCAATTCCACAGCGAAGTGGAGGAAGTATTCCGATTGTTTCTCTATTCGAAAAAGAATTAAAGAGTAAGACAATTCTTATGGGATTTGGATTGGATAGTGATGCAATCCATTCACCCAATGAACATTTTGGTGTTTGGAATTATCTAAAGGGTATAGAAACCATCCCGTTGTTTTATAAATATTTTACAGAATTATATAAATAA
- a CDS encoding BlaI/MecI/CopY family transcriptional regulator — MQLSKAEEQLMKYLWKLEKAFMKDLLDAFPEPKPATTTVATLLKRMTDKGFIDYALYGKSREYYPLVKKTDYFSKHVNGLIKNFFNDSASQFASFFTSETNLSTTELEELKKIVDKELLKKQK; from the coding sequence ATGCAATTATCTAAAGCCGAAGAACAATTAATGAAATACCTCTGGAAACTAGAAAAAGCTTTCATGAAAGACTTACTAGATGCTTTTCCCGAACCTAAACCGGCAACTACTACGGTCGCTACTTTATTAAAAAGAATGACCGACAAAGGATTTATAGATTATGCTTTGTACGGAAAATCCAGAGAGTATTATCCACTGGTAAAAAAGACAGATTATTTTTCGAAGCATGTAAACGGTTTGATAAAGAATTTTTTTAACGATTCTGCATCCCAGTTTGCATCTTTTTTTACTTCTGAGACCAATTTATCGACGACAGAATTAGAAGAGCTTAAAAAGATTGTAGATAAAGAACTTTTAAAGAAACAAAAATGA
- a CDS encoding M56 family metallopeptidase: MIAYIIKSSLCLILLWGFYKLFLEKENIHFVKRFYLLFSLIFAFIIPLITLTYQVEVIAEPEVVSEIATPLLVESNIAVVDEPINYLQIVLWSMYGIGVLIFGFRFIRNITSLSKKIRTNERLEERSHINVLLSNSIVPHTFLSYIFVPKKEFQDKKIPEEVLLHEKTHVLQKHTLDILFVEILQVLFWFNPLFIFIKRSIKLNHEFLADQNVLKQQFSIQKYFDLLVNYPASSNQAVLSSPINYSLTKKRLQMMTKEFSKKRTILKLTSLVPILFLCILFFNNQIVAKEVEQPIDEITYPDVEELNTLEESSIIVLKDKEEISVASKEQNSVQDGVTKEMVKEYDVWAKNINTKIKGNKPINIKQSEIYRMIDIYRKMTAEQRKGVEQFPDIPPPPPVPESPKVMKGEKSNIPPPPPPPAPEGKKGEKSDIPPPPPPAPKEKEYDNNKSKKSEKIKTEDGYSEILLSEEEDWTEEEKSVLKAQVQRELARERAELAREKAEIRREEAMVRAEESRMGQEIAMISQEEARQAAENARENAMISREAAEKARAMAREAAQESRERSEKSMRKAEVQARKAEKEIRMEEMKARKKAQKAEMEARKLMRKAEINARKAEMVAEKKMRRAELNAMLAEQRAARMAERNSPDKLIERMTKNDADFYYNGKQISAKEALKLVEDSNNNLSIDASTKNGKSKVKLKD, encoded by the coding sequence ATGATAGCATATATAATTAAGTCATCCCTTTGTTTAATACTCCTATGGGGATTCTATAAGTTATTTTTAGAAAAAGAAAATATTCATTTTGTAAAGAGGTTTTATTTGCTATTTAGTTTAATTTTTGCATTCATAATACCTTTAATTACGCTAACCTATCAGGTTGAAGTGATTGCCGAACCTGAGGTAGTTTCAGAAATAGCAACTCCTTTATTAGTAGAATCTAATATTGCTGTAGTAGATGAACCGATTAATTACCTTCAGATTGTTTTGTGGAGTATGTATGGGATTGGAGTTTTGATTTTTGGCTTTCGGTTTATCCGAAATATTACAAGTCTTTCTAAAAAAATTAGAACTAATGAAAGACTTGAAGAACGATCGCATATTAATGTTTTACTAAGTAATTCGATCGTTCCGCATACCTTTCTTAGCTATATTTTCGTGCCCAAGAAAGAATTTCAGGATAAAAAAATCCCTGAAGAAGTTTTACTTCATGAAAAAACACATGTATTACAAAAACATACATTAGATATACTGTTTGTAGAAATTCTACAAGTTCTATTTTGGTTTAATCCTTTATTTATTTTTATAAAAAGATCTATAAAGTTAAACCACGAGTTCCTTGCGGACCAAAATGTATTGAAACAACAATTTTCAATACAAAAATACTTTGATTTACTCGTTAATTACCCTGCTAGCTCTAATCAAGCTGTATTATCGAGTCCTATTAATTATTCATTAACAAAAAAACGATTACAGATGATGACTAAAGAATTTTCTAAAAAAAGAACAATACTTAAACTTACTAGTTTAGTACCTATTCTATTTTTATGCATACTATTTTTTAACAACCAAATAGTAGCTAAAGAAGTAGAGCAACCAATTGATGAAATTACGTATCCTGATGTTGAAGAATTAAATACGCTTGAAGAATCTTCAATTATTGTTTTAAAGGATAAAGAAGAAATTAGTGTTGCAAGTAAAGAACAAAATAGTGTTCAGGACGGAGTTACTAAGGAAATGGTAAAAGAATATGATGTGTGGGCAAAAAATATAAATACTAAAATCAAAGGTAACAAACCGATTAACATCAAGCAGAGTGAGATTTATCGTATGATAGATATTTATAGGAAAATGACTGCTGAGCAGCGAAAAGGAGTGGAACAGTTTCCAGATATTCCACCGCCACCTCCAGTTCCAGAATCACCAAAAGTAATGAAGGGAGAAAAAAGCAATATTCCGCCACCACCACCTCCGCCAGCTCCAGAAGGAAAGAAAGGGGAGAAGAGTGATATACCACCACCACCACCTCCTGCTCCTAAGGAGAAAGAATATGACAATAACAAATCCAAAAAATCGGAAAAGATAAAGACGGAAGATGGTTACTCAGAAATTTTGTTATCAGAAGAAGAAGATTGGACAGAAGAGGAAAAATCGGTTTTAAAGGCACAAGTACAAAGAGAATTGGCTAGAGAGCGAGCAGAACTTGCAAGAGAAAAAGCGGAAATTAGAAGAGAAGAAGCAATGGTAAGAGCAGAGGAGTCTAGAATGGGACAAGAAATAGCAATGATTAGTCAAGAAGAAGCTAGACAAGCAGCAGAAAATGCTCGCGAGAATGCTATGATAAGTAGAGAAGCTGCTGAGAAAGCAAGAGCTATGGCTAGAGAAGCTGCACAAGAATCAAGAGAGCGATCAGAAAAATCAATGCGAAAGGCTGAGGTACAAGCTCGAAAAGCTGAGAAGGAAATACGAATGGAAGAAATGAAAGCACGAAAAAAAGCACAAAAAGCAGAGATGGAAGCGCGAAAATTAATGCGTAAAGCAGAAATTAATGCTCGGAAAGCAGAAATGGTAGCAGAAAAAAAAATGCGCAGGGCTGAATTGAATGCTATGCTAGCAGAGCAGAGAGCAGCAAGGATGGCAGAGCGCAACTCACCGGATAAGCTAATAGAAAGAATGACAAAAAATGATGCTGATTTTTATTATAATGGAAAACAAATTTCTGCAAAAGAAGCTCTTAAACTGGTTGAGGATTCTAATAACAACCTTTCGATTGATGCATCTACAAAAAATGGTAAATCGAAAGTGAAACTTAAAGATTGA
- a CDS encoding DUF4407 domain-containing protein: MLKRFFIMCSGADADILAESSNGEQNKYAGIGATVFFTALMAFLAASYALYTVFDNYFTAVFFGLVWGLLIFNLDRFIVSTIKKKENFLDELLQASPRIVLAVIIAVVISKPLELKIFEKEIDQVLLEQKNDLTLANQEQIATQYTPILEGIDAEIVALKQEVSTKEEEVNELYETYIAEAEGRKGTELVGKGPVYKEKREKHDAMLAELVELKKTNAEKVAGLETQKTELAAEYDKQIEASQPIIDNFDGLMARVNALNELPWLPSFFIFLLFLAIETSPIFAKLLSPRGEYDFKIEDVEGEVKTWTAQKADQRKILLATDHTVNDRVYGNIAEEDELYQYKKKIARELMQKQQDAFYKKQTDIL, translated from the coding sequence ATGTTAAAACGATTTTTTATTATGTGCTCAGGAGCAGATGCTGATATTTTGGCTGAAAGCTCTAATGGAGAACAAAACAAGTATGCCGGTATCGGTGCAACTGTATTTTTTACTGCGCTAATGGCTTTTTTAGCAGCTAGTTATGCTTTATATACAGTATTTGATAATTATTTCACTGCCGTTTTCTTTGGATTGGTATGGGGGTTATTAATTTTTAACCTTGATCGATTTATAGTATCTACTATTAAGAAAAAAGAGAATTTTTTAGATGAACTTTTGCAGGCTTCTCCCAGAATTGTTTTAGCCGTAATTATTGCAGTCGTAATTTCTAAGCCTTTAGAATTAAAGATTTTTGAAAAAGAAATTGATCAGGTTCTTTTAGAACAAAAAAACGATCTAACACTTGCCAATCAGGAACAAATAGCTACTCAATATACTCCAATATTGGAAGGCATTGATGCTGAAATAGTAGCGTTAAAACAAGAAGTTAGTACCAAAGAAGAAGAAGTAAATGAACTGTACGAAACTTATATAGCAGAAGCTGAAGGTAGAAAAGGAACTGAATTAGTAGGTAAAGGTCCAGTGTATAAAGAAAAAAGAGAAAAACATGATGCAATGCTTGCTGAGCTTGTGGAGTTAAAAAAGACAAATGCAGAAAAAGTTGCTGGTTTGGAAACACAAAAAACAGAACTTGCTGCTGAGTACGATAAACAGATAGAAGCATCACAGCCAATAATTGATAATTTTGATGGATTAATGGCTCGAGTAAATGCACTTAATGAATTGCCTTGGCTACCTTCATTTTTTATATTTTTATTGTTTTTAGCTATTGAAACTTCTCCAATTTTTGCAAAGTTACTTTCTCCTAGAGGCGAATATGATTTTAAAATTGAAGATGTGGAAGGCGAAGTAAAAACCTGGACAGCGCAAAAAGCAGATCAGCGTAAAATTTTATTAGCAACGGATCATACTGTTAATGATAGAGTCTATGGTAATATTGCAGAAGAAGATGAATTGTATCAATATAAAAAGAAAATTGCCAGAGAATTGATGCAGAAACAACAAGATGCATTTTATAAAAAGCAAACTGATATATTATAA
- a CDS encoding FAD-binding oxidoreductase yields the protein MKEVIVIGGGIIGLCSAYYLHKEGHKVTVIDQSSMDFGASYVNAGYLTPSHIIPLAAPGVMKKGIKWMFNPASPLYIKPRLNKEFLEWSWAFNKSCSSKNVARSISAIKDINLLSRELYSEIKEQEQFKFHLERKGLLMLCQTDSMLEEEIRVGELAQKEGLPVKNLSFSELKQIEPNVQFKAKGAILYECDGHTTPHLFMEEIKEYLLKQGVIFLKNEKISDLTIENGKITTIKSTTTAYSADEFVLAAGSWSKILSKKLGIKLLLEAGKGYRINSNRNLGITMPTILAEAKVAITPMEGFTRFAGTMEIAGINHNINKVRVEAIAKAAHTYYPDIVLTDNEKNDAASGLRPVSPDGMAYIGKSNKCKNLTIATGHAMMGWSMGPATGKLVSEIISDKKPSLNLNVFHPDRRF from the coding sequence ATGAAGGAAGTAATTGTTATTGGAGGAGGAATAATAGGTCTTTGTTCTGCATATTATTTGCATAAGGAAGGTCATAAAGTAACAGTGATAGATCAGTCATCTATGGATTTTGGAGCTTCTTATGTAAATGCTGGATATCTCACTCCTAGTCATATCATACCTTTGGCAGCTCCTGGCGTAATGAAGAAAGGAATTAAGTGGATGTTTAATCCCGCCAGTCCTTTATACATAAAACCTCGACTTAATAAAGAGTTTTTAGAATGGTCTTGGGCATTCAATAAATCTTGTTCTTCAAAAAATGTAGCCCGCAGCATTTCTGCTATTAAAGATATAAATCTATTAAGCAGAGAGCTTTATTCTGAAATAAAAGAACAAGAGCAGTTTAAGTTCCATTTAGAACGAAAAGGATTATTAATGCTTTGTCAGACAGATTCAATGCTGGAAGAAGAGATCCGTGTAGGAGAACTTGCGCAAAAAGAAGGGTTACCCGTTAAAAACCTCTCTTTTTCCGAATTAAAGCAAATTGAACCTAACGTACAATTCAAGGCTAAAGGTGCTATTTTGTATGAATGTGATGGACATACAACACCTCATCTATTTATGGAAGAAATAAAAGAATATCTTTTAAAACAAGGTGTGATCTTTTTGAAAAATGAAAAAATTTCTGACCTAACAATAGAAAATGGAAAAATTACCACCATTAAAAGTACAACTACTGCATATTCTGCTGATGAATTTGTATTAGCAGCCGGTTCTTGGTCGAAAATACTAAGTAAAAAACTTGGAATTAAATTATTGTTAGAAGCTGGTAAAGGATATCGGATCAATTCTAATAGAAATTTAGGTATTACTATGCCGACAATCTTAGCAGAGGCTAAAGTTGCTATTACACCGATGGAAGGATTTACACGATTCGCAGGAACTATGGAAATTGCTGGAATTAATCATAATATTAACAAAGTAAGGGTTGAGGCTATTGCCAAAGCTGCTCATACATACTATCCTGATATTGTTCTTACTGATAACGAAAAGAACGACGCTGCCAGTGGTTTACGACCTGTCTCTCCAGATGGAATGGCTTATATTGGGAAATCCAACAAATGTAAAAATCTAACCATCGCCACCGGACATGCAATGATGGGTTGGAGTATGGGTCCAGCAACAGGAAAACTAGTTTCTGAAATCATTTCGGATAAAAAACCATCGTTAAATCTAAACGTATTTCACCCAGATCGACGGTTTTAA
- a CDS encoding 4-hydroxyproline epimerase produces MSKTVYKCIDAHTCGNPVRVVTTGHPDLKGNSMSEKRQHFLKEYDWIRTGLMFEPRGHDMMSGSFLFKPSDSSNDFAILFIETSGCLPMCGHGTIGTITIAIEEGLIQPKTPGKIRMEAPAGLVEITYKQSEKKVEWVRLKNVKSYLANQDLIIDCPELGEIIFDVAYGGNYYAIIDPQKNFSGIHNFTASKLIQYSQILRDRINKKYPNFFVHPENETIRDVSHILWTGDPLDPNSSGRNAVFYGDKAIDRSPCGTGTSARMAQLYAKGKLKKGDDFIHESYIGSKFIGRIEEETELGNQKAIIPSIQGWAKIYGYNTIIIDDEDDPYAHGFQVI; encoded by the coding sequence ATGTCTAAAACTGTTTATAAATGTATAGATGCTCATACCTGCGGAAATCCAGTTAGGGTAGTTACTACAGGACATCCAGATCTTAAAGGAAATTCAATGAGCGAAAAACGCCAACATTTCCTAAAAGAATATGATTGGATAAGAACAGGATTAATGTTTGAACCTCGTGGACACGATATGATGAGCGGTAGTTTCTTATTTAAACCTAGCGATTCTTCAAATGATTTTGCAATATTATTTATTGAAACATCTGGTTGTTTACCTATGTGCGGTCATGGAACCATTGGAACTATTACTATTGCTATCGAAGAAGGATTAATACAACCCAAAACCCCAGGAAAAATAAGAATGGAAGCTCCTGCAGGTTTAGTTGAGATTACCTATAAACAGTCTGAAAAAAAAGTAGAATGGGTTCGACTAAAAAACGTAAAATCCTATCTTGCTAATCAGGATTTAATTATAGATTGTCCAGAACTTGGAGAAATTATTTTTGATGTGGCTTACGGCGGTAATTACTATGCAATTATAGACCCTCAGAAAAACTTTAGCGGAATACATAATTTTACAGCTTCTAAGCTGATTCAATATTCACAAATTTTGCGGGATCGAATTAATAAAAAATACCCAAACTTTTTTGTTCATCCAGAGAACGAAACCATTAGAGATGTAAGTCATATCCTTTGGACCGGAGATCCTTTAGATCCTAACTCTTCAGGGAGAAATGCTGTTTTTTATGGTGACAAGGCCATAGATCGCTCTCCTTGTGGTACAGGAACCTCAGCAAGAATGGCCCAATTATATGCAAAAGGAAAACTGAAAAAAGGAGATGATTTTATACACGAAAGTTATATCGGTTCTAAATTTATTGGAAGAATAGAAGAAGAAACTGAGCTTGGTAATCAAAAAGCTATTATTCCTAGTATACAAGGATGGGCAAAAATTTATGGATATAACACTATCATTATCGATGATGAAGATGACCCATATGCACACGGTTTTCAGGTAATTTAA
- a CDS encoding aldehyde dehydrogenase (NADP(+)): MISGKNYIGNQLSAESTKTYKTFNPKLNLENETIFHEASSEEIEKSISLAADAFESFKKVSGLKKSEFLNTIADEILKLDQTLINTYMSETGLPEGRAKGERGRTIGQLRMFAELVANGSWVEATIDTANLERKPIPKQDIRKMLVPLGPVVVFGASNFPLAYSTAGGDTAAALAAGCPVIVKSHPMHAGTGELVASAIINAAKKTGMPNGVFSNLNSSGIEVGTRLVKHPKVKAVGFTGSIKGGRALFDLASQRSEPIPVFAEMGSINPVILLPKATTSKGADLAKTYAQSITLGTGQFCTNPGLILGINGESLDNFINTLSEEIIKIEPSCMLHPNIIGNYEKNKTNAIQQKGLIITANYESDVAVNHAKQTITTVEGKTFLENTTLHQEVFGPFSMIVQCEDIKELETVITNLEGQLTGTILGEDDEIEMYSPIINALQNRVGRIIFNGVPTGVEVCPSMLHGGPYPASTDSRFTAVGIHSIKRWVRPFSYQSWPNNLLPNELKNENPLHISRLVDGKQTHDQI, translated from the coding sequence ATGATAAGCGGTAAAAACTACATTGGTAATCAACTTTCAGCAGAAAGTACCAAAACATATAAAACTTTTAATCCTAAACTAAATCTAGAAAATGAAACTATTTTTCATGAAGCTTCTTCAGAGGAAATAGAAAAATCAATATCTCTTGCTGCAGATGCGTTTGAATCATTTAAAAAAGTGTCTGGTCTTAAAAAATCGGAGTTTCTTAATACAATCGCAGACGAAATCTTGAAACTAGATCAAACACTTATTAATACATATATGTCCGAAACTGGACTGCCAGAAGGAAGAGCAAAAGGAGAACGCGGCAGAACAATCGGTCAGTTAAGAATGTTTGCAGAGTTAGTTGCTAATGGTTCTTGGGTAGAAGCTACAATTGATACAGCAAATCTAGAACGCAAACCAATCCCCAAACAAGATATTCGCAAAATGCTAGTTCCTCTGGGGCCAGTAGTTGTTTTTGGAGCTAGTAATTTTCCTTTAGCTTATTCTACAGCCGGTGGAGATACTGCTGCTGCATTAGCAGCTGGATGTCCGGTCATTGTAAAATCGCACCCTATGCATGCGGGAACTGGAGAACTAGTAGCTTCGGCTATTATAAACGCCGCTAAAAAAACAGGTATGCCCAATGGAGTATTCTCTAATCTTAATAGCTCTGGAATCGAAGTTGGGACTAGACTGGTTAAGCATCCAAAAGTAAAAGCTGTAGGATTTACTGGAAGTATAAAAGGAGGAAGGGCTCTTTTTGACTTAGCATCACAACGGTCAGAACCAATACCTGTATTTGCAGAAATGGGAAGTATAAACCCTGTTATTCTTTTACCAAAAGCAACAACTTCTAAAGGAGCAGACCTTGCGAAAACCTATGCACAATCAATTACACTAGGAACTGGGCAGTTTTGTACAAACCCAGGTTTAATCCTTGGAATAAACGGTGAATCGCTTGATAATTTTATAAATACTTTATCTGAAGAAATTATAAAGATTGAACCATCTTGTATGCTACATCCAAATATCATTGGTAACTATGAAAAGAACAAAACTAATGCGATACAACAAAAAGGCTTAATTATAACTGCTAATTACGAAAGTGACGTAGCCGTTAATCACGCAAAACAAACTATAACTACAGTAGAAGGAAAAACATTTTTAGAAAACACTACATTACATCAAGAAGTATTTGGTCCATTTTCTATGATTGTACAATGTGAGGATATAAAAGAATTAGAAACCGTAATTACTAATCTAGAAGGACAACTTACAGGAACTATCCTTGGTGAAGATGATGAAATTGAAATGTATTCTCCCATAATAAACGCATTACAAAATCGCGTGGGAAGAATAATTTTTAATGGCGTGCCTACAGGTGTAGAAGTGTGTCCTTCTATGCTCCATGGTGGTCCATATCCGGCTTCTACGGATAGTAGATTTACAGCAGTTGGTATTCATTCTATTAAACGTTGGGTACGACCGTTTAGTTATCAAAGTTGGCCAAATAACTTGCTACCAAATGAACTTAAAAACGAGAACCCTTTACATATTTCTCGATTAGTAGATGGAAAACAAACTCATGATCAGATTTAA
- a CDS encoding dihydrodipicolinate synthase family protein, whose product MTIDWKGVMPAVTTKFTDEDTLDLSMFTTNIEAQLNAGVHGIILGGTLGEASTLNNMEKSTLVKTTVEIVKDKVPVIINIAEQSTKGAIEAAQKAEEDGANGLMMLPPMRYKAGDRETVVYFKEVAKNTDLPIMIYNNPVDYKIEVTLDMFEELIKFDNIQAVKESTRDISNVTRIKNRFGDRLKILSGVDTLALESLLMGADGWVAGLVCAFPKETVAIYELQKAGRIKEAVEIYRWFLPLLELDINPKLVQNIKLAEVATGIGTENVRAPRLPLIGEERQNVLQVIENGLKTRPVLPNYKSLVS is encoded by the coding sequence ATGACTATAGATTGGAAAGGCGTTATGCCAGCAGTTACTACAAAGTTTACAGACGAAGACACTTTGGATTTATCAATGTTTACTACTAATATCGAAGCACAATTAAATGCTGGTGTTCATGGAATTATTTTGGGCGGAACATTGGGAGAAGCAAGTACATTAAACAATATGGAAAAAAGTACTCTCGTAAAAACTACCGTAGAAATTGTTAAAGACAAAGTCCCTGTTATTATCAATATTGCAGAACAAAGCACAAAAGGTGCTATTGAAGCTGCTCAAAAAGCAGAAGAAGATGGCGCTAATGGTCTTATGATGCTCCCTCCGATGCGATATAAAGCTGGAGATAGAGAAACAGTTGTTTATTTTAAAGAAGTAGCTAAAAACACTGATTTACCCATTATGATCTATAATAATCCTGTAGATTATAAAATTGAAGTTACGTTAGATATGTTCGAAGAACTTATCAAATTTGACAACATACAAGCAGTAAAAGAATCCACCAGAGATATTTCTAATGTTACACGTATAAAAAATAGATTTGGAGATCGATTAAAAATCCTAAGTGGTGTAGACACTCTGGCTCTAGAAAGTTTACTAATGGGCGCAGATGGATGGGTTGCTGGATTAGTTTGTGCATTTCCAAAGGAAACAGTAGCAATCTACGAACTACAAAAAGCAGGACGAATTAAAGAAGCAGTAGAAATTTATCGTTGGTTTTTACCATTGCTAGAGTTAGATATAAATCCTAAATTAGTACAAAACATTAAGCTAGCAGAGGTTGCTACTGGAATTGGAACAGAAAACGTAAGAGCTCCAAGACTTCCATTAATTGGAGAAGAACGTCAAAATGTTTTACAGGTCATTGAAAATGGATTAAAAACAAGACCAGTACTACCAAATTACAAATCTTTGGTCTCTTAA
- a CDS encoding AraC family transcriptional regulator has protein sequence MKALPFKIPKSSTDTLIVQEDKEIVLYDKFHQHEEIQISIIISGEGNLIVGDTIADYKPNDILVFGSNVPHVLQSSESAEKSYMISLFFTKESFGKMFFDLPEFEGLNHFFRSSVYGIKVLSQKQKLKKQFLKILKKEDRLDRFMVFLKILKLLKTVKVETISSFISKRAYTDNEGKRMATVFQVVMNEFNRDFSLKEAASLANMTPNAFCRYFKQRTNKTFFQFLIEVRIENVCRLLSKETEITISEASYNSGFKNLSNFNRKFKEIKGVTPSTYKKRLHDSHFV, from the coding sequence ATGAAAGCCTTACCCTTTAAAATACCCAAATCTTCCACGGATACTTTAATTGTTCAAGAAGATAAGGAAATTGTCTTATATGATAAATTTCATCAGCATGAAGAAATACAAATTTCTATTATTATTTCTGGAGAAGGTAACTTAATTGTTGGTGATACCATTGCTGATTACAAACCAAATGATATTTTGGTTTTTGGGAGTAATGTTCCGCATGTATTACAAAGTTCAGAATCTGCTGAGAAATCTTATATGATTTCTCTTTTTTTTACTAAAGAATCCTTTGGTAAAATGTTTTTTGACCTACCAGAGTTTGAAGGTTTAAATCATTTTTTTAGAAGCTCTGTATATGGGATTAAAGTGCTTTCGCAAAAACAAAAGCTAAAAAAACAGTTTCTCAAAATTTTAAAAAAAGAAGATAGATTAGATCGTTTTATGGTTTTTCTGAAAATATTAAAACTTTTAAAAACGGTTAAAGTAGAAACAATATCTTCATTTATTTCTAAAAGAGCATATACAGATAATGAAGGAAAAAGAATGGCTACTGTTTTTCAAGTTGTAATGAATGAGTTTAATAGAGATTTTTCATTAAAAGAAGCGGCAAGCCTTGCTAATATGACACCAAACGCTTTTTGTCGCTATTTTAAACAACGTACTAATAAAACATTTTTTCAGTTTTTGATTGAGGTTCGAATTGAAAATGTCTGTAGACTTTTATCCAAAGAAACTGAAATAACGATATCAGAAGCATCGTATAATAGTGGTTTTAAGAATCTATCTAATTTTAATAGAAAGTTTAAAGAAATAAAAGGAGTTACTCCGTCTACATACAAAAAGAGATTACACGATTCCCATTTTGTTTAG